Proteins found in one Synergistaceae bacterium genomic segment:
- a CDS encoding glycine reductase: MSDIKKLVGESLAEIIDAAKSGGPKVRVGLMAAGSELGNEELARGARMAVETYGNVRPVMIGPKISGYEDLDWMETDDCEANISAELENAVEEGRIGGAVALHFPFPLGVTTIGRVMTPAKGRAMILASTTGTSAVNRGEAMLRNAVYGIAAAKALGMANPTVGVLNVDTAQPVFRALSRMAERGYDVKFGSSVRQDGGAVLRGNDVLAGAVDICVTDTLTGNIMVKMFSSFNTGGSYEATGWGYGPSCGEGWGKVVSIISRASGAPVIAGALTFTAAVVAGGLPGKVAAELSAAKKAGLDEEIGALTPKATAEEAVKAPPSEPTDEELHGVDVLEIENAVRALWKAGVYAESAMGCTGPVVKLAARNAEKGMAVLREYGYL; encoded by the coding sequence ATGAGCGATATTAAAAAACTAGTCGGCGAATCCTTGGCCGAAATCATCGACGCGGCGAAAAGCGGCGGCCCCAAGGTCCGCGTTGGCCTGATGGCTGCCGGCAGCGAACTCGGAAACGAAGAACTGGCGAGGGGCGCGAGAATGGCCGTTGAGACCTACGGCAATGTCCGACCCGTCATGATCGGTCCCAAAATTTCCGGTTACGAGGACCTGGACTGGATGGAGACAGACGATTGCGAGGCCAATATTTCGGCGGAGCTCGAAAACGCCGTCGAGGAGGGACGGATCGGAGGGGCCGTGGCGCTGCATTTTCCCTTTCCCCTGGGAGTGACCACCATCGGGCGCGTCATGACCCCCGCTAAAGGGCGGGCCATGATTTTGGCGTCCACAACCGGCACGTCCGCCGTGAACCGGGGCGAGGCCATGTTGAGAAACGCGGTCTATGGAATCGCCGCGGCGAAGGCGTTGGGCATGGCGAACCCCACGGTGGGCGTCTTGAACGTGGACACCGCTCAGCCTGTCTTTCGCGCGCTCTCGCGCATGGCGGAAAGGGGTTACGACGTAAAATTCGGCTCTTCCGTCCGTCAGGACGGCGGGGCGGTGCTGCGCGGCAACGACGTTTTGGCCGGCGCGGTCGATATCTGCGTCACGGACACTCTGACGGGCAATATCATGGTAAAAATGTTTTCTTCTTTCAACACCGGCGGTTCCTACGAGGCCACGGGCTGGGGCTACGGACCTTCCTGCGGCGAAGGATGGGGGAAGGTCGTCTCCATCATCTCGCGGGCGTCGGGCGCGCCGGTCATCGCGGGCGCATTGACCTTCACGGCGGCGGTGGTCGCGGGCGGCCTGCCGGGCAAGGTGGCTGCCGAGCTCTCCGCCGCGAAAAAGGCGGGACTGGACGAGGAAATAGGCGCCCTTACGCCCAAAGCGACGGCGGAAGAGGCCGTGAAGGCGCCGCCGTCGGAGCCCACGGACGAAGAACTCCACGGTGTCGACGTGCTGGAGATCGAAAACGCGGTGAGGGCGCTCTGGAAAGCTGGCGTCTACGCCGAGTCGGCCATGGGATGCACCGGCCCGGTGGTAAAGCTCGCCGCCCGTAACGCGGAAAAGGGTATGGCCGTTTTGAGGGAATATGGATATCTGTAA